The Vibrio echinoideorum genome includes a region encoding these proteins:
- the nqrM gene encoding (Na+)-NQR maturation NqrM, with protein MNTFLITFGVFLAVIAAMSIGYIVQKKVVKGSCGGLGAVGIDKVCNCPEPCDARKKREAREAYREEKLAERQQKEASWSKDRIA; from the coding sequence ATGAATACATTTCTGATTACATTTGGTGTTTTTCTTGCAGTAATCGCAGCAATGTCGATTGGCTATATTGTTCAAAAGAAAGTTGTGAAAGGTAGCTGTGGTGGCTTAGGTGCTGTTGGTATTGATAAAGTGTGTAACTGCCCTGAACCTTGTGATGCACGTAAAAAACGTGAAGCACGCGAAGCATATCGTGAAGAAAAACTTGCTGAGCGCCAACAAAAAGAAGCGTCTTGGAGTAAAGACCGTATTGCTTAA
- a CDS encoding FAD:protein FMN transferase → MRIWLVALTSLIFLAGCEQSREQVHLSGPTMGTSYNIKYINGDEFPESNKVHTEIDRLLEEVNDQMSTYREDSELSRFNQHRGADAFEVSEQTALVVKEAIRLNGLTEGALDVTVGPLVNLWGFGPEARPEVVPTNEEIAARKAKVGIHHLSIEGNKLTKDLPNLYVDLSTIAKGWGVDVVADYLDSIGIHNYMVEVGGEIRLKGLNRESVGWRIAIEKPSVEERNIQEIIEPGDMAIATSGDYRNYFERDGVRYSHIINPETGKPLHHKVVSVTVLNPSSMTADGLSTGLMVLGEVKGMEVANQHGIPAFMVVKTADGFKEIASEAFKPYLGK, encoded by the coding sequence GTGAGAATTTGGCTTGTTGCATTAACTTCTTTGATTTTTCTTGCTGGCTGTGAACAGTCAAGAGAACAAGTACATTTAAGTGGCCCAACAATGGGCACCAGTTACAATATTAAATACATCAACGGTGATGAATTTCCTGAGTCTAATAAAGTTCATACCGAGATTGATCGTTTGCTTGAAGAAGTGAACGATCAGATGTCGACTTACCGTGAGGACTCTGAACTAAGCCGTTTTAACCAACATCGTGGCGCTGACGCATTTGAAGTGTCTGAACAAACGGCTCTTGTAGTGAAAGAAGCCATTCGTTTGAACGGTCTTACTGAAGGTGCATTGGATGTTACGGTTGGCCCGCTAGTTAACCTGTGGGGTTTTGGTCCTGAAGCACGCCCTGAAGTGGTGCCTACAAATGAAGAGATCGCTGCTCGTAAAGCAAAGGTTGGTATTCATCATTTGAGCATTGAGGGTAATAAACTGACGAAAGATTTACCAAACTTGTATGTTGATCTTTCAACTATCGCAAAAGGTTGGGGAGTCGATGTTGTAGCTGATTATCTTGACTCAATTGGTATACACAATTACATGGTAGAAGTAGGTGGTGAGATCCGCTTAAAAGGCCTAAACCGTGAAAGTGTGGGTTGGCGTATCGCGATAGAGAAGCCAAGCGTTGAAGAGCGTAACATTCAAGAGATCATCGAGCCGGGTGATATGGCGATTGCAACGTCTGGCGACTACCGTAACTATTTTGAGCGTGATGGTGTGCGTTACTCACACATCATTAACCCGGAAACAGGAAAGCCTCTTCACCATAAAGTGGTTTCTGTGACTGTTTTAAATCCGTCTTCAATGACTGCAGATGGCTTATCTACAGGCCTAATGGTCTTAGGTGAAGTGAAAGGAATGGAAGTCGCAAACCAACATGGTATCCCTGCATTCATGGTGGTAAAAACAGCAGATGGCTTTAAAGAGATTGCTTCTGAAGCATTTAAGCCATACTTAGGTAAATAA
- the nqrF gene encoding NADH:ubiquinone reductase (Na(+)-transporting) subunit F — protein MQSIILGVAMFTIIVLALVLVILFAKSKLVPSGDITISVNGDPEKAIVTQPGSKLLGALAGAGIFVSSACGGGGSCGQCRVKVKSGGGDILPTELDHITKGEAREGERLACQVAMKTDMEIELDEDIFGVKKWECSVISNDNEATFIKELALAIPEGEEVPFRAGGYIQIEAEPHHVKYADYDIPDEYRGDWDKFNLFRYESIVKEHSIRAYSMASYPEEKGIIKLNVRIATPPPNNPDVAPGVMSSYIWSLKEGDKCTISGPFGEFFAKDTDNEMVFIGGGAGMAPMRSHIFDQLKRLNSTRKMSYWYGARSKREMFYIEDFDGLAAANENFVWHCALSDPQPEDNWDGYTGFIHNVLYENYLKDHEAPEDCEYYMCGPPMMNAAVIGMLKDLGVEDENILLDDFGG, from the coding sequence ATGCAAAGCATTATTCTTGGCGTAGCGATGTTTACCATTATTGTATTAGCTCTAGTACTAGTGATTCTTTTCGCTAAGTCTAAGCTAGTACCATCAGGTGACATCACTATTTCAGTAAACGGCGACCCTGAAAAGGCGATCGTTACTCAACCTGGTAGCAAGCTACTTGGTGCCCTTGCTGGCGCTGGTATCTTTGTATCTTCTGCTTGTGGTGGCGGTGGCTCTTGTGGTCAATGTCGCGTGAAAGTTAAGTCTGGTGGTGGCGACATCTTACCAACTGAACTTGATCACATCACAAAAGGCGAAGCTCGCGAGGGCGAACGTCTTGCATGTCAAGTTGCTATGAAAACTGACATGGAGATTGAACTAGACGAAGATATCTTTGGCGTTAAAAAGTGGGAATGTTCTGTTATCTCTAACGATAACGAAGCTACTTTCATCAAAGAATTGGCTCTAGCAATCCCTGAAGGTGAAGAAGTTCCGTTCCGCGCGGGTGGTTACATTCAAATTGAAGCTGAACCACATCACGTGAAATACGCAGATTACGATATTCCTGATGAATATCGTGGTGACTGGGATAAGTTCAACTTGTTCCGTTACGAGTCTATCGTTAAAGAGCATTCGATTCGTGCTTACTCTATGGCTTCATACCCAGAAGAGAAAGGCATCATCAAGCTTAACGTGCGTATCGCAACTCCGCCGCCAAACAACCCTGATGTAGCTCCTGGTGTGATGTCTTCATACATCTGGTCTCTTAAAGAAGGCGACAAATGTACTATTTCTGGTCCATTTGGTGAATTCTTTGCTAAAGACACAGACAATGAAATGGTATTCATCGGTGGTGGTGCAGGTATGGCGCCAATGCGTTCACATATCTTCGACCAACTTAAGCGTCTTAACTCTACTCGTAAGATGTCTTACTGGTACGGTGCGCGTTCTAAGCGTGAGATGTTCTACATTGAAGATTTCGACGGCCTAGCGGCTGCAAACGAGAACTTCGTGTGGCACTGTGCACTGTCTGATCCTCAACCTGAGGACAACTGGGACGGTTACACTGGTTTCATCCATAACGTATTGTACGAAAACTACCTGAAGGATCACGAAGCTCCTGAAGACTGTGAATACTACATGTGTGGTCCACCAATGATGAACGCTGCTGTTATCGGTATGCTGAAAGATCTTGGTGTAGAAGATGAAAACATCCTACTAGATGACTTCGGTGGTTAA
- the nqrE gene encoding NADH:ubiquinone reductase (Na(+)-transporting) subunit E: MEHYISLLVKSIFIENMALSFFLGMCTFLAVSKKVKTSFGLGVAVVVVLTIAVPVNNLVYTHILKENALVAGVDLSFLNFIAFIGVIAALVQILEMVLDRFFPPLYNALGIFLPLITVNCAIFGGVSFMVTRDYNFAESVVYGFGSGVGWMLAIVALAGIREKMKYSDVPPGLRGLGITFITVGLMALGFMSFSGVQL; the protein is encoded by the coding sequence ATGGAACATTATATTAGTCTGCTAGTTAAATCGATTTTCATCGAAAACATGGCGCTTTCTTTCTTCCTAGGTATGTGTACATTCCTAGCGGTATCTAAGAAAGTTAAAACTTCTTTTGGTCTTGGTGTTGCGGTAGTTGTAGTACTTACAATCGCTGTTCCTGTAAACAACCTTGTTTACACACACATTCTAAAAGAAAATGCACTTGTTGCAGGTGTCGATTTAAGTTTCCTTAACTTCATCGCATTCATTGGTGTTATCGCAGCACTTGTACAAATCCTAGAGATGGTTCTAGACCGTTTCTTCCCACCTTTGTACAACGCACTAGGTATCTTCCTTCCTCTGATCACAGTTAACTGTGCAATCTTTGGTGGTGTATCTTTCATGGTAACTCGTGACTACAACTTTGCTGAATCCGTTGTTTACGGCTTTGGTTCTGGTGTGGGTTGGATGTTAGCTATCGTTGCTCTTGCGGGTATCCGTGAGAAGATGAAGTACTCTGACGTACCCCCAGGTCTACGTGGCCTTGGTATCACGTTCATTACTGTTGGTCTGATGGCGTTAGGCTTTATGTCTTTCTCTGGTGTTCAACTGTAG
- a CDS encoding NADH:ubiquinone reductase (Na(+)-transporting) subunit D, whose product MSSAKEIKKSILAPVLDNNPIALQVLGVCSALAVTTKLETAFVMTIAVMFVTALSNFFVSLIRNHIPNSVRIIVQMAIIASLVIVVDQVLKAYLYDISKQLSVFVGLIITNCIVMGRAEAFAMKSAPIPSFIDGLGNGLGYGFVLITVGFFRELLGSGKLFGMEVLPLVSNGGWYQPNGLMLLAPSAFFLIGFLIWAIRVFKPEQIEAKG is encoded by the coding sequence ATGTCTAGTGCAAAAGAAATTAAAAAGAGCATCTTAGCGCCAGTGTTGGATAACAACCCTATCGCGCTACAGGTTCTTGGTGTGTGTTCTGCTCTTGCGGTAACCACTAAACTAGAAACAGCATTTGTTATGACTATCGCGGTAATGTTTGTTACTGCTCTGTCGAACTTCTTTGTTTCTTTGATCCGTAACCACATTCCTAATAGTGTGCGTATCATCGTTCAGATGGCAATTATCGCATCATTAGTAATCGTGGTAGACCAAGTGCTTAAAGCATACCTATACGATATCTCTAAGCAGTTATCTGTATTCGTTGGCCTAATCATTACTAACTGTATTGTAATGGGTCGTGCTGAAGCGTTCGCAATGAAGTCTGCGCCAATCCCATCTTTCATCGATGGTCTTGGTAACGGTCTTGGTTACGGTTTCGTTCTTATCACTGTTGGTTTCTTCCGTGAGCTTCTAGGCTCAGGCAAACTATTTGGTATGGAAGTTCTACCTCTAGTGAGCAACGGTGGTTGGTATCAGCCAAACGGCTTGATGCTTCTAGCACCTTCAGCATTCTTCTTAATTGGTTTCTTGATTTGGGCAATTCGTGTGTTCAAACCAGAGCAAATAGAAGCGAAGGGGTAA
- a CDS encoding Na(+)-translocating NADH-quinone reductase subunit C: protein MASNNDSIKKTLFVVIALSLVCSIIVSTAAVVLKPKQQANAVLDQQTKILEVAGIELTGDVPALYAENIEPRLVDFATGDFVDGDAAAFDQRKAAKDPAQSIKLSAEDDIAKIIRRANTGTVYLVKDGADTSKVIIPVHGNGLWSMMYAFVAVETDGNTVSGITYYEQGETPGLGGEVENPSWRAQFVGKKLFDENHKPAIQVVKGGAPQGSEHGVDGLSGATLTSVGVQHTFDFWLGDMGFGPFLAKVRDGGLN from the coding sequence ATGGCAAGTAATAACGATAGCATTAAAAAGACGCTGTTTGTTGTTATCGCATTGAGCTTAGTGTGCTCAATCATCGTTTCAACAGCTGCAGTTGTTCTTAAACCGAAGCAACAAGCTAACGCAGTTCTGGATCAGCAAACTAAGATCCTTGAAGTTGCAGGCATTGAACTTACTGGTGATGTTCCAGCGTTGTACGCAGAGAACATCGAACCTCGTCTAGTTGATTTCGCTACTGGCGATTTCGTTGACGGCGATGCTGCTGCATTCGACCAACGTAAAGCGGCAAAAGATCCTGCTCAGTCAATTAAGCTTTCAGCTGAAGATGACATCGCTAAGATCATTCGTCGTGCTAATACGGGTACTGTATACCTAGTGAAAGATGGCGCTGATACTTCTAAAGTTATCATCCCTGTTCACGGTAACGGCCTATGGTCAATGATGTACGCATTCGTTGCGGTAGAAACTGATGGCAACACGGTTTCTGGTATCACTTACTACGAGCAAGGTGAAACTCCTGGACTTGGTGGTGAAGTTGAGAACCCGTCTTGGCGTGCTCAATTCGTTGGTAAGAAATTATTCGACGAAAACCACAAACCAGCGATTCAGGTTGTTAAAGGTGGCGCTCCTCAAGGTTCTGAGCACGGTGTTGATGGCCTTTCTGGTGCAACACTGACCAGCGTTGGCGTTCAACATACATTTGACTTCTGGTTAGGTGATATGGGCTTTGGTCCGTTCCTAGCAAAAGTTCGTGACGGAGGTCTGAACTAA
- a CDS encoding NADH:ubiquinone reductase (Na(+)-transporting) subunit B produces MGLKKFIEDIEHHFEPGGKHETWFALYEAAATLFYTPGTVTKKSSHVRDSVDLKRIMIMVWLAVFPAMFWGMYNAGGQAIAALNHMYAGAELVSVIDGNWHYWLTEMLGASLGSDAGVGSKMLLGATYFLPIYATVFIVGGFWEVLFCMVRKHEVNEGFFVTSILFALIVPPTLPLWQAALGITFGVVVAKEIFGGTGRNFLNPALAGRAFLFFAYPAQISGDVVWTAADGFSGATALSQWAQGGGSALMNVTSGEAITWMDAFIGNIPGSIGEVSTLALMIGAAMIVYMGIASWRIIAGVMIGMIAVSTLFNVIGSDTNAMFSMPWHWHLVLGGFAFGMFFMATDPVSASFTNKGKWWYGILIGAMCVMIRVVNPAYPEGMMLAILFANLFAPLFDHVVIEKNIKRRLARYGK; encoded by the coding sequence ATGGGCCTTAAAAAGTTTATTGAAGACATCGAGCATCATTTTGAACCAGGTGGTAAACACGAAACGTGGTTTGCGCTTTACGAAGCAGCAGCAACACTTTTCTACACACCAGGTACAGTTACAAAGAAAAGCTCGCATGTCCGTGATAGCGTTGATTTAAAACGTATCATGATCATGGTTTGGCTTGCGGTATTCCCAGCAATGTTCTGGGGTATGTACAACGCAGGTGGTCAAGCTATCGCAGCACTTAACCATATGTACGCAGGCGCTGAATTAGTTTCTGTTATCGATGGTAACTGGCACTACTGGCTAACCGAAATGCTTGGAGCCTCCTTAGGGTCCGATGCAGGTGTTGGCAGTAAGATGCTACTCGGTGCGACATACTTCCTGCCTATCTACGCGACGGTGTTTATCGTCGGTGGCTTCTGGGAAGTTCTGTTCTGTATGGTGCGTAAGCACGAAGTCAACGAAGGTTTCTTTGTTACTTCTATCTTATTCGCGCTTATCGTTCCGCCAACACTTCCTCTATGGCAAGCAGCACTAGGTATTACCTTCGGTGTTGTTGTAGCTAAAGAGATCTTTGGTGGTACAGGTCGTAACTTCCTGAACCCTGCGCTTGCTGGCCGTGCGTTCCTATTCTTTGCATACCCTGCACAGATCTCGGGCGACGTAGTTTGGACTGCAGCTGACGGTTTCTCTGGCGCAACTGCTCTTAGCCAATGGGCTCAAGGCGGCGGCAGTGCTCTAATGAACGTAACATCGGGTGAAGCAATCACTTGGATGGATGCATTCATTGGTAACATTCCAGGTTCTATCGGTGAAGTTTCAACGCTGGCACTTATGATCGGTGCTGCAATGATTGTTTACATGGGCATTGCTTCATGGCGCATCATTGCGGGTGTAATGATCGGTATGATTGCGGTATCAACACTATTTAACGTGATTGGTTCTGACACTAATGCAATGTTCAGCATGCCTTGGCATTGGCACCTAGTACTAGGTGGCTTCGCATTTGGTATGTTCTTCATGGCGACCGACCCAGTATCAGCTTCATTTACCAATAAAGGTAAATGGTGGTACGGCATCCTAATCGGCGCAATGTGTGTAATGATTCGTGTAGTTAACCCTGCATATCCAGAAGGCATGATGCTTGCGATTCTATTCGCAAACTTATTTGCTCCTCTGTTTGACCACGTTGTAATCGAGAAGAACATTAAGCGGAGACTAGCGCGCTATGGCAAGTAA
- a CDS encoding Na(+)-translocating NADH-quinone reductase subunit A — protein MITIKKGLDLPIAGTPSQVINDGKSITKVALLGEEYVGMRPTMHTRVGDEVKKGQVLFADKKNPGVVFTSPASGKVIEVNRGAKRVLQSVVIEVAGNEQITFNSYEANQLTGLDRETVKAQLVESGAWTALRTRPFSKVPAVDSETQAIFVTAMDTNPLAAEPELIINEQSDAFVAGLDLLSTLTNGKVYVCKKGTSLPRSAQSNVEEHVFDGPHPAGLAGTHMHYLYPVNAQNVAWSINYQDVIAFGKLFLTGEIYSERVVSLAGPVVNNPRLVRTQIGASLEELTDSELMPGEVRLISGSVLSGVHASGPNAYLGRYHQQVSVLREGRDKELFGWAMPGKNKFSVTRSFLGHVFKGQLFNMTTTTNGSDRSMVPIGNYEKVMPLDMEPTLLLRDLCAGDVDSAQALGALELDEEDLALCTFVCPGKYEYGQLLRECLDTIVKEG, from the coding sequence ATGATTACAATAAAGAAGGGTTTGGATCTTCCTATCGCAGGAACTCCATCCCAGGTGATTAATGATGGTAAGTCCATCACTAAAGTCGCCTTGCTTGGCGAAGAGTACGTTGGTATGCGTCCTACGATGCATACTCGCGTTGGTGATGAAGTGAAGAAAGGCCAAGTTCTTTTTGCAGATAAAAAGAACCCAGGTGTTGTATTTACTTCTCCAGCAAGCGGTAAAGTTATTGAAGTGAACCGTGGTGCTAAGCGTGTTCTTCAGTCAGTAGTGATTGAAGTAGCAGGCAATGAGCAAATCACGTTCAATAGCTATGAAGCTAACCAATTAACAGGCCTTGACCGTGAAACGGTTAAAGCTCAGTTAGTTGAGTCTGGCGCATGGACCGCTTTGCGAACTCGTCCGTTCAGCAAGGTTCCAGCAGTTGATTCTGAAACTCAGGCTATTTTCGTTACTGCTATGGATACTAATCCGCTAGCAGCTGAGCCAGAATTAATTATTAACGAGCAGTCTGATGCTTTCGTTGCTGGTTTAGATCTTCTTTCAACTCTGACTAACGGTAAAGTGTACGTTTGTAAAAAAGGTACTAGCTTACCTCGTTCAGCTCAGTCTAACGTTGAAGAACATGTTTTTGATGGCCCACACCCTGCAGGTCTTGCAGGCACGCATATGCATTACCTATATCCGGTAAATGCACAAAATGTAGCGTGGAGCATTAACTACCAAGACGTTATCGCATTCGGTAAGCTTTTCCTTACTGGTGAAATTTACTCTGAGCGTGTTGTTTCTCTGGCTGGTCCAGTGGTGAACAACCCACGTCTAGTTCGTACTCAAATTGGTGCTAGCCTTGAAGAGTTAACGGACAGCGAGTTGATGCCAGGTGAAGTTCGCCTGATTTCAGGTTCAGTGTTATCTGGTGTTCACGCTTCAGGTCCAAATGCTTACCTTGGCCGTTACCATCAACAGGTTTCGGTTCTTCGTGAAGGTCGTGATAAAGAGCTATTCGGCTGGGCTATGCCTGGTAAGAACAAGTTCTCTGTTACTCGTTCATTCCTTGGTCACGTGTTTAAAGGTCAGTTGTTCAACATGACAACGACGACAAACGGTAGTGATCGCTCTATGGTTCCAATTGGTAACTACGAGAAAGTAATGCCATTAGATATGGAGCCTACTTTGCTGCTTCGCGATCTATGCGCTGGCGACGTTGATAGTGCACAAGCACTTGGTGCGCTAGAGCTAGATGAAGAAGATTTAGCACTGTGTACCTTTGTATGTCCTGGTAAGTACGAGTACGGTCAGTTACTTCGTGAATGCCTAGATACAATTGTGAAGGAAGGGTAA
- the bolA gene encoding transcriptional regulator BolA yields MIQEVIETKLHNEFSPSHLNVVNESYMHNVPAGSESHFKVIVVSDTFEGLRLIARHRAVNKALSEELANNIHALSIHTYTKDEWMKQLDNVPDSPMCMGGGK; encoded by the coding sequence ATGATCCAAGAAGTTATCGAAACAAAATTGCACAATGAGTTTTCACCAAGTCATTTAAACGTGGTGAATGAGAGCTATATGCACAATGTTCCGGCTGGTTCTGAGAGTCATTTTAAAGTGATTGTTGTCAGCGATACGTTTGAAGGGTTGCGTCTTATTGCTCGTCATCGAGCGGTAAATAAAGCACTTTCAGAAGAGCTAGCGAATAATATCCACGCGTTGTCTATTCACACTTATACAAAAGATGAATGGATGAAGCAGCTAGATAACGTGCCAGATAGCCCAATGTGTATGGGCGGTGGCAAGTAA
- a CDS encoding methyltransferase, with amino-acid sequence MKTELTLHDRTLTLNRFPNRSNETLQAWDAGDEYLISHVEEMNLEPGKHILIMNDSFGALSAWFSKDHDVTMMSDSFISHRGTLKNLQRNQSNRVNFLNTMDDIPHGIDLVIMQLPKTNRHLVWQLSQLRQALPEGSQVIGVNKVKEIHTSTLNLFEKYLGETKTSLAKKKHRLVFSSPNCQPIQTVEPNVEWDVDGEDIRLKNLPNVYSGEALDQGARYMLEHIPQDPELRHIIDLGCGNGVLSVKAGQLNPQARITCVDESFMAVESARQNVKDNLGEEGNFQFIANNCLDGFKKNSTYLVMCNPPFHQQQAITDHIAWQMFCDAKHVLSNGGKLIVIGNRHLGYDVKLARLFGEANVETLELNQKFEILQATREPANFNK; translated from the coding sequence ATGAAAACTGAACTTACCCTTCACGATAGAACTTTAACCCTAAATCGTTTCCCCAATCGTTCAAATGAAACCCTTCAAGCTTGGGATGCCGGCGACGAATACCTGATTAGCCATGTTGAAGAGATGAATCTTGAACCTGGTAAACACATCCTGATCATGAACGACAGTTTTGGTGCCCTATCCGCTTGGTTCTCTAAAGATCATGACGTGACTATGATGAGTGACTCTTTTATCTCTCATCGCGGAACGCTAAAAAACTTGCAACGTAATCAAAGCAACCGTGTGAACTTTTTAAACACTATGGATGATATTCCACACGGTATCGACCTTGTGATCATGCAATTGCCAAAAACCAACCGCCACCTAGTATGGCAGTTGAGCCAGTTGCGCCAAGCACTGCCTGAAGGCAGCCAAGTGATTGGTGTGAATAAAGTAAAAGAGATCCACACTTCAACACTTAACCTGTTTGAAAAATATCTGGGTGAAACCAAAACCTCTCTGGCTAAGAAAAAGCATCGCCTTGTGTTCTCTTCTCCAAACTGCCAACCGATTCAAACAGTAGAGCCTAATGTTGAATGGGATGTTGATGGTGAAGATATTCGCTTGAAAAATTTACCAAATGTTTACTCAGGCGAGGCACTCGATCAAGGCGCTCGTTATATGTTGGAACACATCCCACAAGATCCAGAATTGCGTCACATAATTGATTTAGGTTGTGGTAATGGTGTACTGAGTGTGAAAGCAGGTCAGTTAAACCCACAAGCTCGTATTACCTGTGTAGACGAAAGCTTCATGGCTGTGGAATCTGCGCGCCAAAATGTAAAAGACAATCTTGGCGAAGAAGGTAACTTCCAGTTCATCGCAAACAACTGTTTAGATGGCTTTAAGAAAAACAGCACTTACTTAGTCATGTGTAACCCTCCGTTCCACCAACAGCAAGCGATTACAGATCACATTGCGTGGCAAATGTTCTGTGATGCAAAGCATGTTCTAAGCAATGGAGGCAAATTAATTGTTATTGGCAACCGCCACCTCGGATACGATGTCAAACTAGCAAGATTATTTGGTGAAGCGAACGTCGAAACGCTTGAGTTGAACCAAAAATTTGAGATATTACAGGCAACAAGAGAACCTGCTAATTTTAATAAATAG
- a CDS encoding YajG family lipoprotein, whose amino-acid sequence MKKLILAASIMALTACSAPQQEQINVMPEASLSSSNLVQGKTYTLTSKDVRAAQYVALVDSGRSNIQPIHAKQNMRISLEDALAKQLESQGFRASVNSENSIVLEIQEALVTVEHTIMENQMDGKVTLEVTAETPEGKLVKTFNGTATRTGALSASNDDISMVLNDVINLVLTEIANDPELQNYMKERF is encoded by the coding sequence ATGAAAAAACTGATTTTGGCTGCCTCTATTATGGCTTTAACAGCATGTTCAGCCCCTCAGCAAGAACAGATCAATGTAATGCCAGAAGCTTCGCTAAGCTCAAGCAACCTTGTACAAGGCAAAACATACACACTAACCAGTAAAGATGTTCGTGCAGCTCAGTACGTAGCATTGGTTGATAGTGGCCGTTCAAATATCCAGCCGATTCACGCTAAACAGAACATGCGTATTTCTCTAGAGGACGCATTAGCAAAACAACTGGAATCCCAAGGTTTCCGCGCAAGCGTAAATAGTGAAAACTCAATTGTTTTAGAGATTCAAGAAGCACTTGTTACCGTAGAACACACCATTATGGAAAACCAAATGGACGGTAAAGTCACACTTGAAGTTACCGCTGAGACACCTGAAGGTAAGCTTGTAAAAACATTCAACGGCACTGCAACTCGTACCGGTGCATTAAGCGCTTCAAACGACGACATTTCAATGGTTCTAAACGATGTGATCAACTTGGTTCTTACTGAAATCGCGAACGACCCTGAACTACAAAACTACATGAAGGAACGTTTCTAA
- a CDS encoding peptidylprolyl isomerase has protein sequence MSRILTSIALMLVSVSVWAGPKVNVETTLGDFTIELNQEQAPVSVDNFLKYVADGSYEGTIFHRVIPGFMAQGGGFDQDMNQQATYAPIKNEGSNGLKNDTATIAMARTNAPDSATRQFFINFADNDFLNAKGGNPGYAVFGTVTEGFDVVQKMATIPTKRVGRMSDIPTDPIVITKVTLLK, from the coding sequence ATGAGCCGCATTCTAACTTCTATCGCATTAATGCTGGTTAGCGTAAGCGTTTGGGCTGGCCCTAAAGTGAACGTAGAGACAACATTAGGCGACTTCACTATCGAGCTTAACCAAGAGCAAGCACCGGTTAGTGTTGATAACTTCCTTAAATACGTCGCAGACGGCAGCTACGAAGGCACTATCTTCCACCGAGTAATTCCTGGCTTCATGGCTCAAGGTGGTGGCTTTGATCAAGATATGAATCAACAAGCGACTTATGCTCCTATCAAAAATGAAGGCAGTAACGGTCTCAAGAATGATACAGCAACGATAGCAATGGCTCGCACTAATGCGCCAGATTCTGCAACTCGTCAGTTCTTCATTAACTTTGCTGACAACGATTTCTTAAATGCTAAAGGTGGTAACCCTGGTTACGCTGTATTTGGTACAGTGACTGAGGGCTTTGATGTCGTTCAAAAGATGGCAACCATTCCGACCAAGCGAGTTGGTCGTATGTCTGATATCCCAACAGACCCTATCGTCATCACCAAAGTAACCCTTCTTAAGTAA